From Salvelinus namaycush isolate Seneca chromosome 2, SaNama_1.0, whole genome shotgun sequence, one genomic window encodes:
- the LOC120023733 gene encoding uncharacterized protein LOC120023733 produces MGDNLERVLHCDDKEELRRKLALLQREYSRTVQRLQRAERSDAVRKHVRSRISEQNLQDQTDPVPASTFPNPALPPLSPGSPARTAPGSATPPGPTGDSTVAASCPVESENPRRRSPSIRFLLPVDDSCPRTPDLNPHRRSHSLRLRSRRSRLRWERTGRVQGGEGAGGMYDTETSEDGLELDARTEKEEDGEKRNMEEEKEGEREENERDTPDKEALKQRDGEEREEQRTYGQKEKEGVNLRRDGEHEREEGGDSGAVGVSVLGAVGLCNTGGVLDSCTLVEGLPFPVEYYIRTTRRMASSQSHRDLQAVILNQLNRGRHRRSRGQMSDTHSLSTSHSDSLAQPSNHRQCSSQLTSNSPTNRTPVEEPSANQMLTAESGANQSERLPSRACSVRPIRGRRRRGRRPRLGRSLSLDSDPPTSGPDNTQTPAAISPASQPLPGGGCPERWPLSGGVEEQLYPIFRRSCVSPLIHTSKQSKESVWSLLLPSSLSPGGPAVHPGSLGRVISTFDLRDFHLPDDQFGQLKLQKLRASSAVAVPEPEPFSPYNMRRRRSRDSVHGLHGDTGGQTSKAPTPEPLPLSLTPPVTDCVTPVEQSIDISIGQHLIDHPIGQQYTDALDHSTNLHLEYHSVCQFTDHLVDQPTGHQSTDHLVDQPTGHQSTDHLVDQPTGHQSTDHLVDQPTGHQSTDHLVDQPTGHQSTDHLVDQPTGHQSTDHLVDQPTGHQSTDNPVDQPTGHQSTDHLVDQPIGHQSTDHPVDQLIGHQLTVLVGQSIDFPSVDQQTGRLTTECPSLQTETETECPPECSSFHTKTKCLSPCPTEFSVECLTKCPSMCTTECPSLRTETDAECAVPPSPSLLLLSPSLTSHTPHGHTHSLPLSSSPPLPSLGMSPNPLTTNPNIPLSLPDSPPLRSLEAVTHILSCPPCPSSLPLSCPPCPSSLPLSCPPCPPTLPLPLSCSPCPHTLTLPFPSSPSTQPG; encoded by the exons ATGGGGGATAATTTGGAGCGCGTGCTCCATTGCGATGACAAGGAGGAG TTGAGGCGGAAACTGGCCCTGCTACAGAGGGAGTACTCCAGGACAGTTCAGAGATTACAG cGAGCTGAGCGTTCAGATGCCGTGCGGAAGCATGTGAGGAGTCGGATCTCTGAGCAGAACCTCCAGGACCAGACAGACCCAGTCCCAGCCAGCACCTTTCCCAACCCAgctctaccccccctctcccctggcAGCCCTGCTAGGACAGCCCCAGGTTCGGCCACACCACCAGGCCCCACTGGAG acTCGACTGTGGCGGCATCGTGTCCGGTGGAATCTGAGAACCCCAGGCGGAGGAGTCCGTCCATCCGCTTCCTCCTCCCAGTCGATGACTCTTGCCCTCGGACACCTGACCTTAACCCTCACAGACGAAGCCACTCCCTCCGGCTAAGGTCACGGAGAAGCCGGTTGCGCTGGGAGCGGACGGGGAGGGTCCAGGGCGGCGAGGGGGCAGGGGGGATGTACGACACGGAGACCAGCGAGGATGGGCTGGAGCTGGACGCACGGACAGAGAAagaagaggatggagagaagagaaatatggaggaagagaaggagggcgagagggaggagaATGAGAGGGACACTCCAGATAAAGAGGCACtgaaacagagagatggagaggagagagaagaacagaggacATATGGACAGAAGGAGAAGGAAGGGGTGAAcctgaggagagatggagagcatGAGAGAGAAGAGGGTGGTGATTCAGGAGCTGTGGGAGTCTCTGTGTTAGGGGCTGTTGGGTTGTGTAACACTGGGGGGGTCCTGGACTCGTGCACTCTGGTGGAAGGTCTGCCGTTCCCTGTAGAATACTACATCAGAACCACGAGACGCATGGCCTCTTCACAGAGCCACAG AGACCTGCAGGCCGTCATTCTGAACCAACTCAACAGGGGGCGCCACAGAAGGAGCAGGGGCCAGATGtctgacacacactcactctcaacTTCACACTCCGACTCACTAGCACAACCCTCCAATCACCGCCAGTGCTCAAGTCAACTGACCTCAAACTCACCGACCAATCGCACACCGGTCGAGGAGCCATCAGCCAATCAGATGCTTACCGCTGAGTCAGGGGCCAATCAGAGTGAGCGTTTACCTTCCAGAGCCTGCAGTGTTCGGCCTATCAGAGgccggaggaggagaggaaggaggccGAGACTGGGCCGCTCTCTAAGTTTGGACTCGGATCCTCCAACATCAGGCCCAGACAACACCCAGACCCCGGCCGCTATTAGCCCAGCCTCACAGCCTCTCCCTGGGGGTGGATGTCCGGAGCGCTGGCCTCTTTCTGGAGGTGTGGAGGAACAGCTTTATCCCATCTTCAGGAGGAGCTGTGTCTCTCCCCTCATTCACACATCAAAGCAGAGCAAAG agagtgtGTGGTCTCTCCtcctgccctcctccctctcccctggaGGACCAGCAGTGCaccctgggagtctgggccgcgtCATCTCAACCTTTGACCTCCGGGATTTCCATCTCCCCGACGACCAGTTCGGACAGCTAAAGCTCCAGAAGCTTCGCGCCTCGTCTGCCGTTGCCGTCCCAGAACCGGAACCCTTCTCACCTTACAACATGCGTCGTCGCCGCAGCAGAGACTCGGTCCACGGTCTCCACGGCGACACAGGCGGTCAGACATCTAAAGCGCCTACGCCTGAGCCCCTCCCTCTCAGCCTCACCCCTCCTGTCACAGACTGCGTCACTCCAGTAGAACAGTCTATAGACATATCTATAGGCCAGCATCTTATAGACCACCCTATAGGCCAGCAGTATACAGACGCACTAGACCATTCTACAAACCTCCATTTGGAGTACCATTCAGTTTGCCAGTTTACAGACCACCTTGTAGACCAGCCTACTGGCCATCAGTCTACAGACCACCTTGTAGACCAGCCTACTGGCCATCAGTCTACAGACCACCTTGTAGACCAGCCTACTGGCCATCAGTCTACAGACCACCTTGTAGACCAGCCTACTGGCCATCAGTCTACAGACCACCTTGTAGACCAGCCTACTGGCCATCAGTCTACAGACCATCTTGTAGACCAGCCTACTGGCCATCAGTCTACAGACCACCTTGTAGACCAGCCTACTGGCCATCAGTCTACAGACAACCCTGTAGACCAGCCTACTGGCCATCAGTCTACAGACCACCTTGTAGACCAGCCTATAGGCCATCAGTCTACAGACCATCCTGTTGACCAGCTTATAGGCCATCAGCTTACCGTTTTAGTAGGCCAGTCTATAGACTTTCCTTCAGTAGACCAGCAGACAGGCCGACTCACTACTGAGTGCCCTTCCCTTCAAACTGAAACAGAGACCGAGTGCCCTCCCGAGTGTTCGTCCTTCCACACAAAGACTAAGTGCCTTTCTCCGTGCCCTACGGAGTTCTCTGTCGAGTGCCTAACCAAATGTCCTTCCATGTGCACTACTGAGTGCCCTTCCCTCCGGACGGAGACAGATGCAGAGTGTGCTGTCCCCCCCAGCCCCTCCCTGCTCCTCCTTAGCCCCTCCCTAACCAGCCACACCCCTCACGGACACACccactcccttcccctctcctccagtccccccTTACCTTCCTTAGGGATGAGCCCTAACCCCTTGACCACTAACCCCAAcatacccctctccctccctgacagCCCCCCATTACGTTCTTTAGAGGCGGTGACTCACATCCTCTCCTGCCCTCCCTGCCCctcctctctgcccctctcctgccctccctgcccctcctctctgcccctctcctgCCCTCCCTGCCCCCCCACtctgcccctccccctctcctgctctccctgCCCCcacaccctgaccctccccttcCCCTCTAGTCCCTCCACCCaa CCTGGTTGA